The Intrasporangium calvum DSM 43043 sequence TCGAACGGGTCGGGCGCAGCCCGGGTGAGCACGGGGTGGAGGCAGCGCTGGTGGCCTGGGCCGGCGAGGTGAACTACGAGTCGCGACTGGCGCCCGGAGGCATCGACCGCCGCGTCCTGGAGGCACTTCGCGCCAGCGCGGCCGCCGGCCCCGCGGCTGACCGATGACGCCGGTCGCCTCCGTCGACCTTCCGTCGGTCCGGGAGAGCCCGTCGGGACGCGCGGCAGGATCGGCGGTGGGCTGGTTGGTCGTGGCGGCCCGGGATGCGGAACACTGGGAGTTCGCCGAACGTTGATCCCGTGCACACCACGGTGCACTCACACTGACGAGCAGGAGGACCGGGGCCTTCGCGCCCCGCACGTACATGGACGCAAAGCGGATTCTGCGCACCCCCTTGGTGTGGATCATGGTCCTCATCAGCGCGCTCGTCTTCGGCATGATGTTCTCGGATGCTGGTGCGCCCCGCATCGACACGTCCGAGGCGATGAAGCAGATCACCTCCGGCAACGTCGAGTCGGCCAAGCTGCTCAACAACGAGCGCATGGAGCTGACCCTCAAGCAGCCCTACACCTCGGCCGACAAGACGGTGAAGGACGCGAAGACGGTCTTCGCCTTCTACGTCGAGGCCCGTGGCGATGATGTCGTGGCCGCGCTCAACGAGCACCTCCCGCCGAAGAACTACACCGACTTCATCGAGGAGCCGAGCTGGATCGGCACGCTCCTCGTCTCGATCCTGCCGATCATCATCATCCTGGGTCTCTTCTGGTTCCTCATGGGGCAGATGCAGGGCGGCGGCAACCGGGTCATGCAGTTCGGCAAGTCGCGCGCCAAGCTGGCCACCAAGGACACCCCGAAGGTGACGTTCGCCGACGTCGCCGGCTGTGACGAGGCGATCGAGGAGCTGCAGGAGATCAAGGAGTTCCTCCAGGAGCCGTCGAAGTTCCTCGCCGTCGGGGCCAAGATCCCCAAGGGCGTGCTGCTCTACGGACAGCCCGGCACGGGCAAGACGCTGCTGGCCCGCGCAGTCGCCGGGGAGGCCGGCGTGCCCTTCTACTCGATCTCCGGCTCGGACTTCGTCGAGATGTTCGTCGGCGTCGGCGCCAGCCGCGTCCGCGACCTCTTCGAGCAGGCCAAGGCCAACGCCCCGGCCATCGTCTTCGTCGACGAGATCGACGCCGTGGGCCGCCACCGTGGCGCCGGCCTCGGCGGCGGGCACGACGAGCGCGAGCAGACCCTGAACCAGCTGCTCGTCGAGATGGACGGCTTCGACGTCAAGACCAACGTCATCCTCATCGCCGCGACGAACCGCCCCGACATCCTCGACCCGGCGCTGCTGCGGCCCGGCCGGTTCGACCGGCAGATCGCGGTCGAGGCGCCGGACATGATCGGTCGGCACCGCATCCTCGAGGTCCACAGCCAGGGCAAGCCGATGGCCGACGACGTCGACCTGCTCGCCGTCGCGCGACGCACCCCCGGGTTCACCGGCGCGGACCTCGCCAACGTCCTCAACGAGGCGGCGCTCCTCACCGCTCGGGGCGACCGCAAGATCATCGACAACCGCGCCCTCGACGAGGCGATCGACCGGGTCATCGCGGGCCCGCAGAAGCGCAGTCGGATCATGTCGGCCAAGGAGCGCAAGATCACCGCCTACCACGAGGGCGGTCACGCCCTCGTCGCGGCAGCGTTGAACCACACGGACCCCGTGACCAAGGTGACGATCCTGCCGCGCGGCCGCGCCCTGGGATACACGATGGTCATGCCGGTTGACGACAAGTACTCCACGACCCGCAACGAGATCCTCGACCAGCTCTCCTACGCCCTGGGTGGCCGTGTCGCGGAGGAGATCGTCTTCCACGAGCCGACGACCGGCGCGTCGAACGACATCGAGAAGGCCACCGGCATGGCCCGCAAGATGGTGACCGAGTTCGGCATGAGCGAGCGGATCGGCGCGATCAAGCTCGGCCAGAGCCAGGGCGAGGTCTTCCTGGGCCGTGACTACGGGCACCAGCGCGACTACTCCGAGGAGATCGCCGGCGTCGTCGACGAGGAGGTCCGCAAGCTCATCGAAGGTGCGCACGACGAGGCCTACGAGGCGATCAACTCCAACC is a genomic window containing:
- the ftsH gene encoding ATP-dependent zinc metalloprotease FtsH; this translates as MDAKRILRTPLVWIMVLISALVFGMMFSDAGAPRIDTSEAMKQITSGNVESAKLLNNERMELTLKQPYTSADKTVKDAKTVFAFYVEARGDDVVAALNEHLPPKNYTDFIEEPSWIGTLLVSILPIIIILGLFWFLMGQMQGGGNRVMQFGKSRAKLATKDTPKVTFADVAGCDEAIEELQEIKEFLQEPSKFLAVGAKIPKGVLLYGQPGTGKTLLARAVAGEAGVPFYSISGSDFVEMFVGVGASRVRDLFEQAKANAPAIVFVDEIDAVGRHRGAGLGGGHDEREQTLNQLLVEMDGFDVKTNVILIAATNRPDILDPALLRPGRFDRQIAVEAPDMIGRHRILEVHSQGKPMADDVDLLAVARRTPGFTGADLANVLNEAALLTARGDRKIIDNRALDEAIDRVIAGPQKRSRIMSAKERKITAYHEGGHALVAAALNHTDPVTKVTILPRGRALGYTMVMPVDDKYSTTRNEILDQLSYALGGRVAEEIVFHEPTTGASNDIEKATGMARKMVTEFGMSERIGAIKLGQSQGEVFLGRDYGHQRDYSEEIAGVVDEEVRKLIEGAHDEAYEAINSNRDVLDRLVLELLEKETLNQAEIAKVFHDIVKLPMRPTWLSSQARVPGDRPPVLTPAEAAAQQNGHLAPPVPPDPELEEKIDEAASVGAHPLAEEHPPVAVVEVPDDRPVNPDEKA